A region from the Aegilops tauschii subsp. strangulata cultivar AL8/78 chromosome 5, Aet v6.0, whole genome shotgun sequence genome encodes:
- the LOC109757626 gene encoding uncharacterized protein has protein sequence MEPAPTSPDPAPRSPAPSPSPAKRSAWKQPSPSAAANGAPHADAPPPPAVMDADHWPALADAARTKTLLPAPAPPSDSPKPPPDPSPANAAAAASAMANPSNSPRHGGSGTHHGRHKTARRGGAGGSGGGGDHSPRDHQERSPGGWDHGGGGGGGRGGQRSHHNNGGRRGGGNGGPGGPGGGGVPHHGGFGGRRRGGFDGGFFRGPGMGIGPYMRGAPPPPPPLAVAPPFMGHPPPPGSHMRAFAGPMMAFHDMPSPVSPVSPMYYVGPPPLPEALRGMAFAPHMVGPPAYPYFQPPAEPEPEPEPEPETEPEPVAEPDSEAKRQKLQNQFEFYFSKDNLCGDVYLRQHMDEEGFVSVPFMSTTFNKVREITADIPNANLQYIIETIQSSSILEVKGDKVRRKDDWDKWLIPKESNPNIPSSSAAAVPSPSTNVNDLTAQLGGVGLQEPAGPSSTVDQNHHEVVQNGSASSNNPAPAAEESAGQR, from the exons atggagcCCGCCCCCACGTCGCCCGATCCGGCGCCCCGCTCCCcggcgccgtcgccgtcgccggccaAGAGGTCCGCCTGGAAGCAGCCctccccctccgccgccgccaacgGCGCCCCGCACgccgacgcgccgccgccgccggccgtcATGGACGCCGACCACTGGCccgcgctcgccgacgccgccaggACCAAGACCCTGCTCCCGGCCCCCGCGCCCCCCTCCGACTCCCCCAAGCCTCCCCCGGACCCCTCCCCCgccaacgccgccgccgccgcatcg GCCATGGCGAACCCGTCCAACTCGCCCCGGCACGGCGGCTCCGGGACGCACCACGGCCGCCACAAGACAGCTAGGCGCGGGGgcgccggcggcagcggcgggggtGGAGACCACTCCCCGCGGGATCACCAGGAGAGGAGCCCCGGCGGCTGGGaccatggcggcggcggtggcggcgggagGGGCGGCCAGAGAAGCCACCACAACAACGGCGGCAGGAGGGGCGGTGGCAACGGTGGCCCGGGCGGCCCAGGAGGTGGTGGAGTTCCTCACCACGGCGGGTTTGGCGGACGCCGGAGAGGCGGGTTTGATGGTGGCTTCTTCCGTGGCCCCGGGATGGGCATCGGGCCGTACATGCggggggcgccgccgccgcccccgccgctggCCGTCGCTCCTCCCTTCATGGGCCACCCTCCGCCTCCCGGCTCGCATATGCGAGCCTTTGCTGGACCGATGATGGCGTTTCATG ATATGCCATCACCAGTGTCTCCTGTTTCCCCAATGTACTATGTTGGGCCTCCGCCGCTTCCAGAGGCTCTTAGGGGAATGGCATTCGCACCTCATATGGTCGGCCCACCTGCTTATCCCTACTTTCAGCCCCCGGCTGAGCCTGAGCCTGAGCCTGAGCCTGAGCCCGAGACTGAGCCTGAGCCCGTGGCTGAGCCGGATTCCGAGGCTAAACGCCAGAAGCTGCAGAACCAGTTTGAGTTCTACTTCAG CAAGGACAACTTATGTGGAGATGTTTACTTGCGGCAACATATGGATGAGGAGGGCTTTGTATCGGTCCCTTTTATGTCAACAACTTTCAATAAG GTCCGGGAAATCACTGCCGATATTCCTAACGCCAATTTGCAGTATATAATAGAAACAATTCAGTCCTCATCTATACTGGAAGTGAAG GGCGACAAAGTTAGGAGGAAAGATGACTGGGACAAATGGTTAATTCCGAAAGAGAGCAACCCTAATATTCCGTCAAGCTCTGCAGCAGCTGTGCCAAGCCCCAGCACCAATGTCAATGATCTGACAGCACAGCTTGGAGGTGTGGGCCTGCAAGAACCAGCTGGCCCTAGTAGCACGGTGGACCAGAACCATCATGAGGTGGTCCAGAATGGATCGGCTTCCAGCAATAACCCAGCACCGGCAGCTGAAGAAAGCGCTGGCCAGCGCTAG